A genomic region of Herbaspirillum sp. DW155 contains the following coding sequences:
- a CDS encoding ATPase, T2SS/T4P/T4SS family — MNAISNLLRKTQSPGLEMVHLRRAEDLPQFRDVLEMWPAEKNRSVNRERIAVLSIEEDVIAVVATRGVNLSADWFHILDNFKRKDRMPRMFFTAEPIVFEILEYHVAATHEDAATKAVSGIDLIIAESKPLNYFADMVGRTIEIGASDAHLEVRGDHALLNARVGGVMRRIGNYPAQIVIDAVSAAFTVLAEELSRSDAAFNARLPQQAMIPIRDKDKDYTLRYQSHPAVGGFDVVLRILRSSASSSTKVKSLSELGYLPTQVEQLELAMQAAWGGVFVAGVTGSGKTTTLNSMLSMMAAGGERKIISIEDPVEYIVPGVTHLSVQRTNEVGTENPFLNAMRAFLRLDPDIGMFGEVRDPLSGEIAQAAIETGHKIFTTVHATSALGIVSRLTSKMVGLDRHAVCNPEFLSILVYQALLPQNCPHCKMPARLRLPAEELAAYETLFGLNTDRIMCASDAGCAHCRIPGVDYSALAHAGTSGVCVAAEVITPDNDLLRLLLAGRDLDARDHYYSTRLAPFDAADMRGKAAWGHALYNVAQGLVDPYYFKSIFGHPKAFRQLVQKGTP, encoded by the coding sequence ATGAATGCCATCAGCAACCTCCTCAGAAAAACCCAGTCCCCCGGACTGGAAATGGTGCATCTGCGGCGTGCCGAAGATCTGCCCCAGTTCCGTGACGTACTGGAGATGTGGCCGGCAGAAAAAAACCGCAGCGTCAATCGCGAGCGCATCGCCGTGCTGAGCATAGAGGAGGATGTGATTGCGGTAGTGGCGACCAGGGGGGTGAACCTGTCTGCGGACTGGTTCCATATCCTCGACAACTTCAAGCGCAAAGACAGGATGCCGCGCATGTTCTTTACGGCCGAACCTATCGTCTTCGAGATCCTCGAATATCACGTCGCCGCCACGCATGAAGATGCCGCTACCAAGGCGGTATCGGGCATCGACCTGATCATCGCTGAATCCAAGCCGCTGAATTACTTCGCCGACATGGTTGGGCGCACCATCGAGATCGGCGCCAGCGATGCCCATCTCGAAGTGCGCGGCGACCATGCCCTGCTCAATGCCCGCGTGGGTGGGGTGATGCGCCGCATCGGCAACTACCCGGCGCAGATCGTTATCGATGCCGTCAGCGCGGCCTTTACCGTGCTGGCCGAGGAATTGTCACGCTCGGATGCCGCCTTCAATGCCCGCCTGCCGCAACAGGCCATGATCCCGATCCGCGACAAGGACAAGGACTACACGCTGCGCTACCAGAGCCACCCTGCGGTGGGCGGTTTCGATGTGGTCTTGCGTATTCTGCGTTCCAGCGCCAGCTCCTCCACCAAGGTCAAGAGCCTGTCGGAACTGGGCTACCTGCCCACCCAGGTAGAGCAGCTGGAACTGGCCATGCAGGCCGCCTGGGGTGGCGTGTTCGTGGCCGGCGTGACCGGCTCGGGCAAGACCACCACGCTCAATTCCATGCTCTCGATGATGGCGGCCGGCGGTGAGCGCAAGATCATCTCCATCGAAGACCCGGTCGAATATATCGTGCCTGGCGTGACCCATCTGTCGGTGCAACGGACCAACGAGGTCGGCACCGAGAACCCCTTCCTCAACGCCATGCGCGCCTTCCTGCGGCTGGACCCGGATATCGGCATGTTCGGCGAAGTGCGCGACCCGCTCTCGGGCGAGATCGCTCAGGCCGCCATCGAAACCGGCCACAAAATCTTCACCACCGTGCACGCCACTTCAGCGCTGGGCATCGTCTCGCGCCTGACCTCCAAGATGGTGGGACTGGACCGGCACGCCGTCTGCAATCCGGAATTCCTGTCCATCCTGGTCTATCAGGCGCTGCTGCCCCAGAACTGCCCGCATTGCAAGATGCCCGCCCGATTGCGCCTGCCTGCCGAGGAGCTGGCCGCTTACGAAACGCTGTTCGGTCTGAACACCGACAGGATCATGTGCGCCAGCGATGCCGGCTGCGCGCATTGCCGCATCCCCGGCGTGGACTACAGCGCGCTGGCACATGCCGGCACCAGCGGTGTCTGCGTGGCCGCCGAGGTGATCACGCCCGACAACGACCTGCTGCGCCTGTTGCTGGCCGGACGTGACCTGGATGCGCGCGACCACTACTACTCGACCCGGCTGGCCCCCTTCGACGCGGCCGACATGCGGGGCAAGGCCGCCTGGGGCCATGCGCTTTACAACGTAGCGCAGGGTCTGGTCGACCCCTATTACTTCAAGAGCATCTTTGGTCATCCCAAGGCCTTCCGTCAGCTCGTACAAAAAGGAACGCCATGA
- a CDS encoding lytic transglycosylase domain-containing protein — protein MRWPRNVIVLIALLAGAGSAGLARATDLCFEQAGQRYGVSPLILQAIAQQESGMNPRALHRNRNGTRDIGLMQINSSWLGFLARYHISEADLLDACTNIHVGAWILGSNFQRMGVSWEAIGAYNAVSPDKRARYATQVIGRLRHLLRQAM, from the coding sequence ATGCGGTGGCCCCGCAACGTCATCGTGCTGATTGCCCTGCTGGCCGGCGCCGGGAGCGCCGGCCTCGCACGGGCAACCGATCTGTGCTTCGAACAGGCAGGCCAGCGCTATGGCGTCTCACCGCTCATCCTGCAGGCCATCGCCCAGCAGGAATCAGGCATGAATCCGCGCGCCCTGCACCGCAATCGCAACGGCACCCGCGACATCGGCCTCATGCAGATCAATTCCAGCTGGCTGGGCTTTCTGGCGCGCTACCACATCAGCGAAGCCGATCTCCTGGACGCCTGCACCAACATCCACGTCGGCGCCTGGATACTCGGCTCCAATTTCCAGCGCATGGGCGTGAGCTGGGAAGCCATCGGCGCCTACAACGCCGTGAGCCCCGACAAGCGCGCCCGCTACGCCACACAGGTCATCGGTCGCCTGCGCCATCTGCTCAGGCAAGCCATGTAG
- a CDS encoding A24 family peptidase, producing MIAPAFVPLTDPVFITALAALGGLCIGSFLNVVIYRLPQMLEADYADPDAHEVRDTTQPRMTLARPASHCPACKRPVRAVENIPVVSYLFLRGRCAGCRVHIPLRYPLIELGSALLSGGAAWHFGATVQLAGALVLLWTLTALFFIDLDHQILPDSLTLPLLWLGLLLNASSTFVPLHDAVWGAAAGYLVLWSVFWIFRLMTGKDGMGYGDFKLLAALGAWLGWSPLLPIIVLASTAAAVVGLLQMRLRGPEHGQVMAFGPYLAGAGGVALFVEMGRWVEKLTSTSAYFPLA from the coding sequence ATGATCGCACCGGCCTTCGTGCCTCTCACCGATCCTGTCTTCATCACTGCCCTGGCGGCGCTGGGTGGACTGTGCATCGGCAGTTTTCTCAATGTAGTGATCTATCGCCTGCCGCAAATGCTGGAGGCCGACTATGCCGACCCCGATGCGCATGAGGTCCGCGACACTACGCAGCCCCGCATGACGCTGGCCAGGCCGGCCTCGCACTGCCCCGCCTGCAAACGCCCGGTACGCGCGGTGGAAAACATTCCGGTAGTGAGTTATCTGTTCCTGCGTGGGCGCTGCGCCGGCTGCCGGGTCCACATCCCCTTGCGCTATCCGCTCATCGAACTGGGCAGCGCCCTGCTCTCGGGCGGAGCCGCCTGGCACTTCGGCGCGACCGTGCAACTTGCGGGCGCACTGGTGCTGCTGTGGACGCTGACCGCCCTCTTCTTCATCGACCTCGATCACCAGATCCTGCCAGACAGCCTCACCCTGCCCTTGCTCTGGCTGGGTCTGCTGTTGAACGCGTCATCCACCTTCGTGCCCCTGCATGACGCCGTATGGGGCGCGGCTGCCGGCTATCTGGTGCTGTGGAGCGTCTTCTGGATATTCCGGCTCATGACCGGCAAGGACGGCATGGGCTACGGCGACTTCAAGCTGCTGGCCGCCCTCGGCGCCTGGCTGGGCTGGTCGCCTCTCTTGCCCATCATCGTGCTGGCCTCGACTGCGGCGGCAGTGGTCGGTTTGTTGCAGATGCGATTGCGCGGTCCCGAGCACGGGCAGGTGATGGCGTTCGGGCCTTATCTCGCTGGCGCGGGAGGGGTGGCGCTGTTTGTTGAGATGGGGCGGTGGGTGGAAAAACTGACGTCGACCAGTGCTTATTTCCCGCTCGCATGA
- the pilO2 gene encoding type 4b pilus protein PilO2, producing the protein MFKTLLNKKPARKAAPVPRVDHSRIFQKEQLAIAAGLRWVPLSRGEKHKLFTQARTEGERSYCITPDGTQIGFFASTPRGHGKGRGALASLALLLSKNCSLGGEELFAFHIDAERSCLIALRDGQPVPGFDVIGSTELVAERLHTFLQLADAKSVRRLGAVDLLGNAEEIDWDLVLEEADAKVRLKKIPDIRQILTVMALSAVLVGAVAGAVTYKLARDRKIAEEQARIANDPNIVYDGKIDDALASVTGTGQTTLQQMIAGLRQIPLQINGWRLNKVECTPALCNATWRRSYGNFAEFGQALPASALGKPEYDVFKPEDLTSATLVTQHRLHDERAATPASTTPPPKLMRSTLPLRSAVSTKFFSILQDLSMVDIKIKVEPAQLFAGQSDVNQLVRPVVNAVWTIEGPLWTLHAIALENYVAVDTFTVDFDADQTAASVEKTRFKLSGKYYAKGKDF; encoded by the coding sequence ATGTTTAAGACACTCCTCAACAAGAAACCGGCCAGGAAAGCAGCCCCGGTGCCGCGGGTCGATCACAGCCGCATCTTCCAGAAGGAGCAGCTGGCCATTGCGGCGGGTCTGCGCTGGGTGCCGCTGAGCCGGGGCGAGAAGCACAAGCTCTTCACCCAGGCGCGGACCGAGGGCGAGCGCAGCTACTGCATCACCCCCGACGGTACGCAGATCGGATTTTTCGCGTCCACGCCCCGCGGTCACGGCAAGGGACGCGGCGCATTGGCCTCGCTGGCGCTCCTGCTGAGCAAGAACTGTTCGCTCGGCGGCGAAGAACTCTTCGCCTTCCATATCGACGCCGAACGCAGCTGCCTGATCGCCCTGCGCGACGGACAGCCGGTGCCAGGCTTCGATGTCATCGGCAGTACCGAGCTGGTGGCCGAGCGGCTGCATACCTTCCTGCAGCTGGCCGATGCAAAGTCGGTACGGCGGCTGGGCGCGGTCGATCTGCTGGGCAATGCGGAAGAGATCGATTGGGACCTGGTGCTGGAGGAAGCCGATGCCAAGGTGCGCCTGAAGAAGATCCCCGACATCAGGCAGATCCTCACCGTCATGGCGCTCTCGGCGGTGCTGGTGGGAGCCGTCGCCGGTGCGGTCACCTACAAGCTGGCGCGGGACCGCAAGATCGCCGAAGAGCAGGCCCGTATCGCCAACGATCCCAACATCGTCTACGACGGCAAGATCGACGACGCTCTTGCCTCCGTCACCGGCACCGGGCAAACCACGCTGCAGCAGATGATCGCCGGCCTGCGGCAGATTCCGTTGCAGATCAACGGCTGGCGGCTGAACAAGGTGGAGTGCACCCCGGCCCTGTGCAATGCCACGTGGCGGCGCAGCTACGGCAACTTCGCCGAGTTCGGGCAGGCGCTGCCGGCCTCGGCGCTGGGCAAGCCGGAATACGACGTTTTCAAGCCCGAGGATCTGACCAGCGCCACGCTGGTGACCCAGCATCGCCTGCACGACGAGCGAGCGGCCACACCCGCTTCGACAACACCGCCGCCCAAACTGATGCGCTCGACGCTGCCGCTGCGCAGCGCCGTGTCCACCAAGTTCTTCAGCATCCTGCAGGACCTGTCGATGGTGGACATCAAGATCAAGGTAGAGCCAGCGCAACTGTTTGCCGGACAAAGCGATGTCAACCAGCTGGTGCGCCCGGTGGTCAACGCTGTCTGGACCATCGAGGGGCCGCTGTGGACCCTGCATGCCATCGCACTGGAAAACTATGTGGCCGTCGATACCTTCACCGTCGATTTCGACGCCGACCAAACGGCCGCGTCCGTAGAAAAGACCCGTTTCAAGCTCTCAGGAAAATATTATGCAAAAGGAAAAGACTTCTGA
- a CDS encoding IS3 family transposase (programmed frameshift), with protein sequence MTSFTTRQTVEHIEILTEPERRRRRTPQEKIAIVQETLAPGASVSAVARRHGVNANQVFGWRKQYQEGSLTAVKAGETVVPASELAAAIKEIKELQRLLGKKTMENEILREAVEWGRSKNPDCALALAAGGRPMKVVCDVLGVARSAVAVKRARSPEWRDGRSARKVGDSGLLEEIELYVASLPSYGYRRIWALLRRSRESLGQACVNHKRVYRVMREHALLLRRPGVRRDNRRHDGRVAVKQSNARWCSDGFEFRCDDGAALRVTFALDCCDREAISWAATTGGHSGDVVRDVMLAAVEQRFGSTQTPQVIEWLSDNGSAYIDHRTRSFARELGLEPLTTPVRSPQSNGMAERFVKTMKHDYIAFMDKPDVPTALTHLASAFEQYNERHPHKALKYRSPREFRRAAASVT encoded by the exons ATGACCAGTTTTACGACTAGGCAAACCGTGGAGCACATCGAGATTCTGACCGAGCCGGAGCGTCGCAGAAGACGCACGCCCCAAGAAAAAATAGCCATCGTCCAGGAGACCTTGGCTCCTGGAGCTTCCGTATCAGCCGTTGCCAGGCGACACGGGGTGAACGCGAACCAGGTGTTTGGTTGGCGCAAGCAGTACCAGGAAGGCAGTCTGACCGCCGTCAAGGCTGGCGAGACGGTAGTCCCGGCCTCGGAGCTGGCCGCGGCCATCAAGGAAATCAAAGAACTGCAGCGGCTGTTGGGCAAGAAGACCATGGAGAACGAGATTCTGCGCGAGGCCGTCGAATGGGGCCGGTCAAAAAACC CTGATTGCGCGCTCGCCCTTGCTGCCGGAGGACGACCAATGAAAGTGGTCTGTGACGTTCTCGGTGTGGCGCGCTCTGCAGTGGCAGTAAAACGAGCCCGGAGCCCGGAATGGCGAGATGGCCGTAGTGCTCGCAAAGTCGGCGACAGCGGCTTGCTCGAAGAGATTGAGCTGTATGTCGCGAGCTTGCCGAGCTATGGCTATCGCCGCATCTGGGCTTTGCTGCGACGTAGCCGGGAATCTCTGGGGCAAGCGTGCGTGAACCATAAGCGGGTCTATCGCGTCATGCGAGAGCACGCGTTGCTGCTGCGCCGACCTGGTGTGAGACGCGACAATCGACGCCACGATGGTCGCGTAGCGGTCAAGCAAAGTAATGCGCGCTGGTGTTCGGACGGCTTCGAATTCCGTTGTGATGACGGGGCTGCATTGAGAGTGACGTTTGCACTGGATTGTTGTGACCGTGAAGCCATCAGCTGGGCGGCCACTACCGGTGGGCATAGCGGGGATGTCGTGCGCGACGTGATGCTGGCCGCCGTGGAGCAGAGGTTTGGAAGCACGCAGACTCCACAGGTGATTGAATGGCTCAGCGACAACGGCTCGGCCTACATCGACCATCGCACACGCAGCTTCGCTCGCGAGCTGGGATTGGAGCCCTTGACCACGCCCGTGCGCTCGCCACAGAGTAACGGCATGGCGGAGCGGTTCGTAAAAACGATGAAGCATGATTACATCGCCTTCATGGACAAGCCCGATGTGCCTACGGCGCTCACGCATCTGGCCTCTGCCTTCGAGCAATACAATGAGCGCCATCCGCACAAGGCCCTGAAATACCGCTCGCCTCGCGAGTTCAGACGGGCTGCAGCATCAGTAACTTAA